A stretch of Leptospira andrefontaineae DNA encodes these proteins:
- the rpsF gene encoding 30S ribosomal protein S6 translates to MRNYEITTITRSTAKEVAKTEVLEIFKKHSINVTAEEDWGQKKLWHPIQHQDYGIFTHFKVNAEQSALEKVERDFGLNQNLLRSMIVRLNG, encoded by the coding sequence TTGAGAAACTACGAGATTACTACAATCACGCGTTCAACCGCGAAGGAAGTAGCTAAAACTGAAGTCCTTGAGATCTTCAAAAAGCATTCCATCAACGTGACCGCAGAAGAAGATTGGGGTCAAAAGAAACTTTGGCATCCAATCCAACACCAAGACTACGGAATATTCACTCACTTCAAAGTGAATGCAGAACAATCCGCCTTAGAAAAGGTAGAGCGTGACTTTGGTCTAAACCAAAATTTACTTCGCTCTATGATCGTCCGCCTCAATGGCTAA
- a CDS encoding single-stranded DNA-binding protein: protein MANDINRVTLVGRLTRDPEFKTVNGTSLVNFSLANGRTYVTGGEKKEETHFFDCEAWGKGADIIQQYCKKGKQLVIEGRLKQDTWETMEGKKASRIRIVVENFQMIGGARENGSGEYGSSANSGSSSYSSAQDDMGSSAMDDDIPF from the coding sequence ATGGCTAACGATATCAATCGGGTGACCCTTGTTGGGCGCCTGACCCGTGACCCGGAATTTAAAACCGTAAACGGGACTTCTCTTGTGAATTTTTCCTTAGCTAACGGTCGCACTTATGTAACCGGCGGAGAGAAAAAAGAGGAAACTCATTTTTTCGACTGCGAGGCTTGGGGAAAAGGCGCGGATATCATCCAGCAATACTGCAAGAAAGGCAAACAACTCGTGATCGAGGGACGCCTTAAGCAGGATACCTGGGAAACCATGGAAGGCAAGAAGGCCTCCCGCATTCGTATCGTTGTGGAAAATTTCCAGATGATAGGCGGTGCAAGGGAGAATGGAAGCGGAGAGTACGGCTCTTCCGCAAATAGCGGATCTTCTTCTTATTCATCTGCTCAAGATGATATGGGAAGTTCTGCAATGGACGACGATATACCTTTTTAA
- the rpsR gene encoding 30S ribosomal protein S18, with protein MSDNEVQEETKQEMTAEGMPLDQDGGRPPKKQNKYKKKVCRFTADPELAKQINYKNTELLERFITNRGKIIPRRITGTSAKYQRILAREIRKARSIGLLPFKVN; from the coding sequence ATGTCAGATAACGAAGTACAAGAAGAAACAAAGCAGGAAATGACTGCTGAGGGCATGCCTTTAGATCAAGATGGAGGACGCCCCCCTAAAAAACAAAACAAGTATAAGAAGAAAGTTTGCCGTTTTACTGCAGACCCTGAGCTTGCTAAACAAATTAATTATAAGAATACTGAACTTTTGGAAAGATTCATCACTAACCGTGGTAAGATCATTCCAAGAAGAATTACCGGAACTTCTGCTAAGTATCAAAGAATACTTGCAAGAGAGATCCGCAAAGCGCGTAGCATCGGTCTTCTGCCGTTCAAAGTAAACTAA
- the rplI gene encoding 50S ribosomal protein L9, with product MRVILQKDVSNLGDAGDVREVADGFARNFLFPQRLAVRASEGKTKMALHQKKLADLKKEKRKKDMESVSSGLNGKEFEISVKTGGGDKLFGAVTPADVAALLKTAGFEVDKRKIEFPEPIRNLGSYKLKVRLAEGILPTITVHVKKEEVVSTEA from the coding sequence ATGAGAGTAATATTACAAAAAGATGTTTCTAACTTAGGAGACGCTGGGGACGTTAGGGAAGTAGCGGACGGTTTTGCTCGTAATTTTCTTTTCCCTCAAAGACTTGCTGTAAGAGCTTCTGAAGGTAAGACCAAAATGGCTCTTCACCAAAAGAAACTTGCAGATCTTAAAAAAGAAAAACGCAAGAAAGATATGGAATCTGTATCTTCTGGATTGAACGGAAAAGAATTCGAAATTTCCGTAAAAACCGGAGGCGGGGATAAACTTTTTGGAGCGGTAACTCCTGCTGATGTAGCAGCTTTGTTGAAAACCGCAGGATTCGAAGTAGACAAACGTAAAATCGAATTCCCAGAGCCTATCCGTAACCTAGGTTCCTATAAATTAAAAGTGCGTCTTGCAGAAGGTATCCTCCCAACTATCACAGTTCATGTGAAGAAAGAGGAAGTCGTTTCTACCGAAGCGTAA
- the dnaB gene encoding replicative DNA helicase produces MQSDSLFELESEKSFLGFLLLKGADNLIDIPLVPEDFYQDTNRRIYKAILDLVDKRTAVDPVSVLNFLKENSLLKDPEREYEYIYSLYKDSVVSHPLGYYAERIKRLSERRKYSKLLMNALELIQKEPGENESVFNQIEQSLTDVSRSADVKGLLPVSGDKAALSEYIKEIMESRGQIKGLRTNFTQFDEMTSGLKEYEMMVLAARPGNGKTTLALNIASNVALIHNRPVVIFSLEMSRMELLLKLVCSYAQVESNKLKRSEVTKSDAPKLIDAIIKVTSSPIYIDDSGALSVDDFKGRVRKLLTNETLGLIIVDYLQLMNDPKNRDGGRQQEVSSISRALKQMAKEARCPVIALSQMNRSIEQRSKDQRPQLADLRESGAIEQDADIVTFIYRGEKGKDEEEDPRMKGMAEIIIAKNRSGPTGSFPLAFRPELSRFDNV; encoded by the coding sequence ATGCAATCCGACTCCTTGTTCGAACTGGAATCCGAGAAATCTTTTCTCGGATTTCTGCTTCTTAAGGGAGCGGATAATCTAATCGATATCCCCCTCGTTCCTGAGGATTTTTACCAAGATACAAACAGAAGAATTTACAAGGCAATTCTTGACCTTGTGGACAAAAGGACCGCAGTAGATCCGGTTTCTGTCCTAAACTTCTTAAAAGAAAACTCTCTACTCAAAGATCCAGAAAGAGAATACGAATATATTTATTCTCTCTATAAGGATTCTGTAGTTTCCCATCCACTGGGTTATTATGCGGAAAGGATCAAACGTCTTTCTGAAAGAAGAAAATATTCTAAATTATTAATGAACGCCCTGGAACTGATCCAGAAAGAACCGGGTGAAAACGAATCAGTATTCAATCAAATTGAACAAAGCCTTACAGATGTTTCTAGATCTGCGGACGTAAAAGGACTTCTTCCAGTTTCCGGAGATAAGGCGGCACTTTCCGAATATATCAAAGAGATCATGGAGAGTAGAGGCCAGATAAAAGGTCTTCGAACGAATTTTACTCAGTTCGATGAGATGACTTCCGGCTTAAAAGAATACGAGATGATGGTCTTGGCTGCGAGACCTGGTAACGGTAAGACTACCTTGGCATTGAATATCGCATCCAATGTGGCTCTCATTCATAACCGACCTGTGGTCATCTTCTCCTTGGAGATGAGTAGGATGGAACTTCTGCTCAAACTTGTATGCTCTTACGCTCAGGTAGAATCCAATAAATTAAAACGTTCTGAAGTCACTAAGTCGGATGCACCTAAACTGATCGATGCAATTATAAAGGTAACTTCTTCTCCCATTTATATAGATGATTCCGGTGCACTGAGTGTGGATGACTTTAAGGGAAGGGTTCGTAAACTTCTCACCAACGAAACTCTTGGGCTCATCATCGTAGACTACTTACAGCTCATGAATGATCCTAAAAATAGGGACGGGGGAAGGCAACAAGAGGTGTCTTCGATTTCCAGGGCGCTTAAGCAGATGGCCAAAGAAGCAAGATGTCCTGTGATCGCGCTTTCCCAGATGAACCGCTCCATCGAGCAGAGATCCAAGGACCAAAGACCTCAACTTGCGGACTTAAGGGAGTCGGGTGCGATCGAGCAGGATGCGGATATTGTTACATTCATTTATCGCGGAGAGAAGGGTAAGGACGAAGAGGAAGATCCTAGAATGAAGGGGATGGCGGAGATCATCATCGCCAAAAATAGGTCTGGACCAACCGGCTCTTTTCCACTTGCCTTCCGACCTGAACTTTCCAGATTTGATAACGTGTAG
- the aspS gene encoding aspartate--tRNA ligase translates to MEDWILEGYKSRAWAGEVTEAQEGKTLTLFGWSFRFRDQGGVIFVDLRDRTGILQVVLRKEILGENFASAEKIRSEYVIAVQGKLKKRDAESINPKMKTGTIELVVDQLIILNSAKTPPFSLDEFEEISEENRLKYRYLDFRRDELKNRMLKRHEFVFAIRNYLNSRKFVEIETPILNKSTPEGARDFLVPSRLNPNSFYALPQSPQIFKQILMVGGMERYFQIVKCFRDEDLRADRQPEFTQLDMEFSFVSQEEILSEIEGLFSKVMKDVFSLDFKGPFSRMPYKQAMEEYGSDKPDLRFGMKLVDVSEIVKDSDFQVFAGAVANGGVVKAVCVPGGSVISRKEIEDLTAWLNRDYKAKGLAYMKHGAEGLESTITKRFTPEALSKIANAVGSKEGDMVFFGADEREIVNHSLGALRLKLSERFDKPAEGSFHISWIVDFPMFEWNKDNKRWDSLHHPFTSPGDSSLEIFSSEERLQKEAGNALAKAYDLVLNGVEIGGGSIRIHSKDVQTRVFSTLGIGPEEAKEKFGFLLEALEYGAPPHGGIAFGIDRILMLMTGGKSIRDVIAFPKTQKGVCLMSECPSEVEEKQLQELKLRLIKV, encoded by the coding sequence TTGGAAGATTGGATTTTAGAAGGTTATAAATCAAGAGCCTGGGCAGGAGAAGTAACTGAGGCCCAAGAAGGAAAAACTCTCACTCTATTCGGTTGGTCTTTCCGATTCCGGGACCAAGGCGGGGTTATCTTTGTGGATCTCCGTGATAGAACAGGGATCCTGCAAGTAGTATTACGTAAAGAAATACTGGGAGAAAACTTTGCTTCTGCGGAAAAGATCCGCTCCGAGTATGTGATCGCAGTCCAAGGAAAGCTTAAAAAAAGGGATGCAGAAAGTATCAATCCCAAGATGAAAACCGGGACGATTGAACTTGTTGTAGACCAACTGATTATTCTGAACTCGGCAAAAACTCCTCCTTTCTCCCTGGATGAATTCGAAGAGATCTCCGAAGAAAATAGACTCAAATACAGATATTTGGATTTCAGAAGGGACGAACTCAAAAACAGGATGTTGAAACGTCATGAGTTCGTATTCGCAATTCGTAATTATCTAAATTCTCGCAAATTCGTAGAGATAGAAACTCCTATCCTGAACAAGTCCACTCCGGAAGGAGCACGTGACTTTTTGGTTCCTTCTCGCTTAAACCCGAATTCATTTTATGCTCTTCCTCAATCTCCTCAGATCTTTAAGCAGATCCTGATGGTTGGAGGAATGGAGAGATATTTCCAAATAGTAAAATGTTTCAGAGACGAGGATCTGAGAGCGGACAGGCAGCCTGAGTTTACTCAGTTGGATATGGAATTCTCCTTTGTTTCCCAAGAAGAGATCCTATCCGAGATCGAAGGTCTATTTTCCAAAGTGATGAAAGACGTATTCTCTTTGGATTTCAAGGGTCCTTTCTCCAGAATGCCTTATAAACAAGCCATGGAAGAATACGGTTCCGATAAACCGGATCTTCGTTTTGGAATGAAACTTGTAGATGTTTCCGAAATCGTAAAAGATTCGGATTTCCAAGTATTTGCAGGTGCTGTTGCAAACGGCGGAGTAGTAAAGGCAGTCTGCGTTCCTGGCGGTTCTGTGATTTCCAGAAAGGAGATCGAAGATCTGACTGCTTGGTTGAACAGAGATTATAAAGCAAAAGGCCTCGCATACATGAAACACGGGGCAGAAGGATTAGAATCCACTATTACAAAACGATTCACTCCGGAAGCTCTTTCTAAAATTGCAAATGCTGTCGGCTCAAAAGAAGGGGACATGGTCTTTTTCGGAGCGGATGAAAGAGAAATCGTAAATCATTCTCTCGGCGCACTCCGTCTGAAACTTTCGGAAAGATTTGACAAACCTGCAGAAGGAAGCTTTCATATTTCCTGGATCGTGGACTTTCCTATGTTCGAGTGGAACAAGGACAACAAACGTTGGGATTCCTTGCATCACCCGTTCACTTCTCCTGGAGATTCCAGTTTGGAAATTTTTTCTTCCGAGGAAAGACTCCAAAAAGAAGCAGGAAATGCTCTCGCAAAGGCCTATGATCTGGTGCTAAATGGTGTGGAGATCGGTGGAGGTTCCATTCGTATCCATTCCAAAGATGTGCAGACTCGAGTCTTCTCCACTTTGGGGATCGGACCTGAGGAAGCTAAAGAAAAATTCGGCTTCTTATTGGAGGCCTTGGAATATGGGGCACCTCCTCACGGAGGGATTGCATTCGGTATTGATAGGATCTTGATGCTGATGACCGGCGGAAAATCCATCCGAGATGTGATCGCATTCCCTAAAACACAGAAGGGTGTTTGTTTGATGAGCGAATGTCCGTCTGAAGTGGAAGAGAAACAGCTCCAAGAATTGAAGCTTAGGTTGATAAAGGTTTAA
- a CDS encoding PhoH family protein, with protein sequence MRKEQFTFENQDLYRKICGINDAGVKNLEKQLEIDLIPRGNGFQVEGIPTKVEFALDFFRLLETNYRDRPDRDFTDSFDFGYLLKQATREKKKEERKSDDEPFKPTEKILTTYKGKHLYSRTKNQEKYIQSFLNNLITFGIGPAGTGKTFLSVAMACRFLQNGIVDKIVLTRPAVEAGENLGFLPGDLNQKVDPYLRPVYDALNECIGFEKTQEYIALTKIEIAPVAFMRGRTLSKSFIILDEAQNCTLAQLKMIMTRLGRNSRMCISGDVTQIDLEHGRSGFDRVVNLFRQTEGIGQVFFGKEDITRHPLVETIVRKFEEL encoded by the coding sequence ATCAGGAAAGAACAATTTACTTTCGAAAACCAAGACCTGTATCGTAAGATCTGCGGGATCAACGATGCAGGTGTCAAAAATTTGGAAAAACAATTGGAGATCGATCTAATCCCGAGAGGTAACGGTTTCCAGGTAGAAGGAATTCCTACAAAGGTTGAATTCGCTTTAGATTTTTTCAGATTATTAGAAACCAATTATCGGGACAGGCCGGATCGTGATTTTACGGATTCTTTCGATTTCGGATATCTTCTTAAACAAGCTACTCGGGAAAAGAAGAAGGAAGAGCGTAAGTCGGATGATGAGCCCTTCAAACCTACCGAAAAAATACTCACCACTTATAAGGGAAAACATCTTTATTCCAGAACGAAAAACCAAGAAAAGTATATTCAATCTTTCTTAAATAATCTGATCACTTTCGGGATTGGCCCTGCCGGAACAGGAAAAACATTCTTATCCGTAGCAATGGCTTGTAGATTTTTACAGAATGGAATCGTGGATAAGATCGTTTTAACTAGACCTGCGGTAGAAGCGGGAGAGAATCTTGGATTTTTACCTGGGGACTTAAACCAAAAAGTGGATCCGTATCTTCGTCCAGTCTATGATGCTTTGAACGAATGTATCGGTTTTGAAAAAACACAAGAATATATCGCACTTACTAAAATTGAGATCGCACCCGTCGCATTCATGAGAGGAAGGACTCTTTCCAAAAGTTTTATCATTTTGGATGAGGCCCAAAACTGTACTCTTGCACAACTAAAGATGATTATGACCCGTTTGGGCCGGAATTCCAGGATGTGTATCTCAGGCGACGTGACCCAAATCGACTTAGAACATGGTAGATCCGGTTTCGATCGTGTGGTAAACTTGTTTAGACAGACGGAAGGAATTGGTCAGGTGTTTTTTGGAAAAGAAGATATCACCCGACATCCTTTGGTTGAAACCATCGTGAGGAAGTTCGAGGAATTGTAA
- a CDS encoding HD family phosphohydrolase translates to MFPLGSLLERGMAWITDTLTKIRPISFVRKFQVILTAITLIIVTWMLAIPFFGQDKINLSQDGPYSEGKNALDKVVSTKDIVYEDEEKTKAKRLKAFQSAPNFFDRDYRVLIEVIRPAIQEDMEKYREPKPTGEVKTSAELLAAVPRWKNRSKEELELLLKTPGKSRVRDLVQQYSNLVFSNFCILRDQPADYSAIRTAEARIRNSGASGNKEQISSVEGTLVIPRMYLYRDSATIDTLNRMAAEKLQATDPQLLSIIQKLALTYVYSNPACTYNAEETKNQKQAVMDRTEPVSSRINAGETIVKAGEIITPDIYQKLLIVNRYATRANIASITSILLIQSIFVIIVYAFLKKYNPKRLNDVSSNVIVFTLIWSLVLWAYLASKAFFSFENSYDSVFYFALVIPTGMVCLILSMIYDEQLSIAIGFFLSFFVFAASRYNPTSFILAFVMTVVAATYGRKMRKRIDFIKAGFYMALVQMLISSSGYLFDSRNYWVAVPSGSHLRDLWESNIFRLYLLCLVNGFVCSTLTQLLLPIYEYVFNIPTRFKLLELADTGHPLLQDLLTKAPSTYTHTFLVAAMSERAAQNLELDWLLTRVGVYFHDIGKIPNAGFFVENQHLIPKKENIDKNNPAKAAKIVIDHVLDGIEMAKKARLPREVIDFIPEHHGTSTMAFFYHKALAELSPSQKKKLKKADFQYPGPKPQRKETAIVMIADSLEAASRSLEEVTPEALDALITKIVNGKLAENQLDECGLTLGDLEVVKYSFKEVLLSSLHSRPKYPKPEDTKALEEKNKNILGKHAPKSH, encoded by the coding sequence ATGTTTCCTTTGGGATCACTTTTAGAAAGAGGGATGGCTTGGATCACGGATACTTTGACCAAGATCCGTCCGATTTCTTTCGTGAGAAAATTCCAGGTAATCCTCACGGCGATCACTTTGATCATCGTGACTTGGATGCTTGCGATCCCATTTTTCGGTCAGGACAAAATTAATCTTTCCCAAGACGGTCCTTATTCGGAAGGCAAGAATGCTTTGGATAAGGTTGTCTCCACCAAAGATATAGTTTACGAAGACGAAGAAAAAACCAAAGCCAAAAGACTGAAGGCCTTCCAATCTGCCCCGAATTTTTTTGATAGAGATTATAGAGTTCTAATAGAGGTCATTCGCCCAGCTATCCAAGAAGATATGGAGAAGTATAGGGAACCAAAACCGACAGGAGAAGTGAAAACTTCTGCAGAATTGCTGGCCGCAGTTCCAAGATGGAAGAACAGATCCAAAGAAGAGTTGGAACTTCTACTTAAAACCCCTGGGAAATCCAGAGTTAGGGATTTAGTCCAACAATATAGCAATTTAGTTTTTTCTAATTTTTGTATTTTGAGAGACCAACCGGCGGATTATTCTGCGATCCGTACCGCTGAAGCAAGAATTCGTAACTCGGGTGCGAGTGGAAATAAAGAACAGATCTCTTCTGTAGAGGGAACACTTGTAATCCCTCGTATGTATCTGTATAGGGATAGCGCTACTATAGATACTTTGAATCGTATGGCTGCGGAGAAATTACAAGCCACAGATCCTCAGCTTCTTTCTATTATCCAAAAACTTGCTCTTACTTATGTGTATTCTAACCCTGCTTGTACTTATAATGCGGAAGAAACCAAAAATCAAAAACAAGCCGTCATGGATAGGACGGAGCCTGTTAGTAGTCGGATCAATGCAGGAGAAACTATAGTAAAAGCAGGGGAGATCATCACTCCCGATATTTATCAAAAATTACTAATAGTAAATAGATACGCTACTCGTGCGAATATTGCATCCATCACATCTATTCTTCTTATCCAATCCATTTTTGTAATTATAGTTTATGCGTTTTTGAAGAAGTACAATCCAAAACGTTTGAATGACGTATCGAGTAACGTGATCGTATTCACATTGATCTGGTCTTTGGTGTTATGGGCTTACTTGGCGTCCAAGGCGTTTTTCAGTTTCGAGAATAGTTACGATTCCGTCTTTTACTTCGCACTTGTGATCCCGACCGGAATGGTTTGTCTGATCCTGTCCATGATCTATGACGAACAATTGTCGATTGCGATCGGATTCTTCCTTTCCTTCTTCGTGTTTGCTGCTTCCAGATATAATCCTACTTCTTTCATACTTGCTTTCGTGATGACCGTAGTCGCGGCAACATATGGAAGAAAAATGAGAAAGAGGATCGATTTTATCAAGGCAGGCTTCTATATGGCCTTGGTCCAGATGTTGATCTCTTCTTCCGGATATTTATTCGATTCTAGGAATTATTGGGTGGCTGTTCCATCCGGTTCTCATTTGAGAGACCTTTGGGAATCGAATATATTCAGATTGTATTTATTATGTTTAGTGAATGGATTTGTTTGTTCCACTTTGACTCAGTTGCTTCTTCCAATTTACGAGTATGTATTTAATATACCTACTAGATTTAAGTTGTTGGAGCTTGCAGATACCGGCCATCCATTGCTGCAGGATTTGCTGACAAAGGCACCTTCTACTTATACACATACGTTTTTGGTGGCTGCTATGTCCGAAAGGGCGGCCCAAAATTTGGAATTGGATTGGCTTTTGACTAGAGTGGGTGTGTATTTCCACGATATCGGTAAGATCCCGAATGCAGGATTTTTCGTAGAGAACCAGCACTTGATCCCTAAAAAGGAAAACATTGATAAGAATAATCCTGCAAAAGCTGCGAAGATCGTGATCGATCATGTCTTGGACGGAATAGAGATGGCGAAGAAGGCGAGGCTTCCAAGAGAAGTGATCGATTTTATTCCGGAACATCATGGAACTTCTACCATGGCGTTTTTCTATCATAAGGCACTTGCTGAACTTTCTCCTTCTCAGAAGAAGAAGCTGAAAAAAGCAGACTTTCAATATCCTGGCCCTAAACCTCAAAGAAAAGAAACTGCGATCGTGATGATCGCGGATAGTTTGGAAGCAGCGAGTAGATCCTTGGAAGAAGTAACTCCGGAAGCTTTGGATGCACTCATCACCAAGATCGTGAACGGAAAATTAGCAGAGAACCAATTAGATGAATGTGGACTTACCTTGGGAGATCTGGAAGTAGTAAAATATTCTTTCAAAGAAGTTCTTCTTTCTAGTCTTCACTCTAGACCTAAATATCCTAAACCTGAGGATACAAAAGCTTTAGAGGAGAAGAACAAAAATATTTTGGGGAAACACGCCCCTAAGAGTCACTGA
- the ybeY gene encoding rRNA maturation RNase YbeY, translated as MSESALESRWKILSAFSFPNINTHVSLVLTDDESIRELNRVRRGKDYATDVLSFPLSFDLTPWELPPNKKENFGPILSLGEIVISWDTCKAQAKSIGHSEEDEFFRLFVHGFLHLIGYDHERGEEDEALMKEKEDLCLDLVLGP; from the coding sequence TTGTCCGAATCTGCTCTGGAATCTCGTTGGAAAATTCTAAGTGCATTCTCTTTTCCTAATATAAATACTCATGTTTCCTTGGTTCTAACCGACGATGAATCCATTCGGGAATTGAATCGAGTCAGAAGAGGAAAGGATTATGCGACAGATGTTCTTTCTTTTCCTTTAAGTTTTGATCTAACTCCTTGGGAACTTCCCCCGAATAAAAAAGAAAACTTCGGACCAATCTTAAGTTTAGGTGAGATAGTGATCTCTTGGGACACATGCAAGGCCCAGGCGAAGAGTATAGGTCATAGCGAAGAAGATGAATTTTTCAGATTATTTGTGCACGGTTTTTTACATTTAATCGGTTACGATCATGAACGAGGAGAAGAAGACGAGGCTCTAATGAAGGAGAAGGAGGATCTATGTCTGGATCTGGTACTGGGGCCTTAA
- the recO gene encoding DNA repair protein RecO: MSGSGTGALKKTTGIVMESRILPEGDAFLRLLPEEGEVGSFRVKGIKKSKTRPIAAVEPGSLTVLDYYFTQGRETFNVKEIGLIRRFDKAKTGYSGTVLVSYLVELVSSFLTEGGSHPMEYKLLLGALKELDEDGYKPVFLPFFKLKLLYVGGFLAKELECASCGKNLSEIQSCTLDETHFEIVCGDCGNPKPDKYGLVLFVQDCLALRYRDLKDKKISLELLKEADSLSNRALKPLLGRRLKSEPMLYESLGENLG, encoded by the coding sequence ATGTCTGGATCTGGTACTGGGGCCTTAAAAAAAACCACAGGGATCGTGATGGAAAGCCGTATCCTTCCCGAAGGAGATGCGTTCTTGCGACTTCTACCAGAAGAAGGAGAAGTAGGAAGTTTTCGTGTAAAAGGGATCAAAAAAAGTAAAACAAGACCTATTGCGGCAGTGGAACCTGGATCTCTTACTGTATTAGATTATTATTTCACCCAAGGAAGAGAAACGTTTAACGTAAAAGAGATCGGGTTAATCAGAAGGTTCGATAAGGCAAAGACAGGATATTCAGGAACGGTTTTGGTTTCTTATCTTGTGGAACTAGTTTCTTCCTTTTTGACAGAAGGAGGTTCTCATCCGATGGAGTATAAACTTCTTCTGGGAGCCTTAAAGGAATTGGATGAAGACGGTTATAAACCCGTGTTCTTGCCATTTTTCAAACTAAAGTTATTATATGTGGGAGGGTTTTTAGCTAAGGAGCTGGAATGTGCGAGCTGCGGAAAAAATCTTTCCGAGATCCAGTCCTGCACTTTAGACGAGACTCATTTCGAGATAGTCTGCGGGGATTGCGGTAATCCTAAACCGGACAAGTACGGACTCGTATTATTCGTCCAAGACTGCCTAGCCTTGAGATACAGAGATCTGAAGGACAAAAAGATTTCCCTTGAACTCCTGAAGGAGGCGGATAGCTTAAGCAACCGGGCCTTAAAACCTCTTCTAGGAAGAAGACTTAAATCGGAACCGATGCTCTACGAATCCTTAGGGGAAAATCTTGGATAA